The Nitrospirae bacterium YQR-1 genome has a segment encoding these proteins:
- a CDS encoding D-aminoacylase has protein sequence MKSEETRKAMDRFVIKNAVVYDGTGAAAVKASVGVENGKITFISDSFTDNGVSTIEAENLVLTPGFIDVHSHSDFSIFHCPEAQSKLLQGVTTEVNGNCGFSATPILNDAKKQLEKEFVSNGIEKRWETKAQYDIALSGITRGLNLATLTGHGNIRASVMGYENRQPQDHDLNLMALSLKEQVAFGSRGMSTGLIYLPGAFSENREIIEIIKRSGLKDIVYTSHMRSEGDRVVESIEETLEVGRRTGIKIHISHLKTAGKRNWHKIREVVSTVRKANSAGLKVTCDRYPYSASQTSLDAVLSPWIYEGGDEAELKRLKNRQHIERLRDDLSPQISDVSYWDSVMVSSVKSEKNKYMEGKTIGELSRSKQEQPLDFTIALLIEEQLKVDAIYFSLSEDNLREILKLPNCMVGSDSSLKSLDSTGGGKPHPRGFGSFPRYIKKYVLDEALMPLEDGIRKMTLLPARTFNLPGRGIIKEGAYADLVVFSLEEIQDGATYESPHTPPSGIAYVFVNGEMAVKDGVFTGKRAGMIL, from the coding sequence ATGAAAAGTGAGGAAACACGAAAGGCTATGGACCGTTTTGTGATTAAAAATGCAGTTGTTTATGACGGCACGGGGGCTGCCGCCGTTAAGGCGTCAGTTGGAGTTGAAAACGGTAAGATAACATTTATATCAGATAGTTTTACAGATAACGGGGTAAGCACAATAGAGGCGGAAAATCTTGTGCTGACTCCAGGTTTCATTGACGTCCACAGCCACTCGGACTTCAGTATTTTTCATTGCCCTGAAGCACAGTCCAAGCTCCTGCAGGGTGTCACAACAGAGGTAAACGGCAACTGCGGTTTTTCCGCCACCCCTATTTTAAATGATGCTAAGAAGCAACTGGAGAAAGAGTTTGTATCCAATGGGATAGAGAAACGCTGGGAGACTAAAGCTCAGTATGATATTGCCCTTTCCGGGATTACCCGCGGCCTTAATCTTGCCACACTTACCGGGCATGGTAACATAAGGGCCTCCGTGATGGGTTATGAAAACCGTCAACCACAAGACCATGACCTTAACCTTATGGCACTAAGTTTAAAAGAACAGGTCGCCTTTGGAAGCCGCGGGATGTCAACCGGGCTTATTTACCTTCCAGGGGCTTTTTCTGAAAACAGGGAGATTATCGAAATTATAAAACGCTCCGGGTTAAAAGACATAGTTTATACCTCACACATGAGAAGCGAGGGTGACAGAGTTGTTGAGTCAATAGAGGAAACCCTTGAAGTGGGAAGGCGCACCGGGATAAAAATCCACATCTCGCATCTTAAAACCGCAGGAAAACGCAATTGGCATAAAATCAGGGAGGTTGTCTCAACTGTAAGAAAGGCAAATAGTGCAGGGTTGAAAGTCACCTGTGACCGCTATCCCTACAGCGCCTCTCAGACTTCACTGGATGCTGTGCTTTCACCATGGATTTATGAGGGCGGGGATGAGGCGGAACTGAAAAGACTTAAAAACCGGCAGCATATAGAGCGTTTAAGAGATGATTTATCCCCTCAGATATCTGATGTGTCTTACTGGGACAGTGTCATGGTATCTTCCGTAAAGAGTGAAAAAAACAAATACATGGAAGGAAAGACAATCGGGGAACTTTCCCGGTCAAAACAGGAACAACCGCTTGATTTCACTATAGCACTCCTTATAGAGGAACAGTTAAAGGTGGATGCGATATATTTTTCGTTAAGTGAGGACAACTTAAGGGAGATACTTAAGCTTCCCAACTGTATGGTCGGCTCAGACAGCTCGTTAAAATCACTGGATAGTACCGGAGGGGGAAAGCCCCATCCAAGGGGTTTTGGGAGTTTCCCCAGATACATTAAAAAGTATGTTTTGGATGAGGCTCTGATGCCGCTTGAGGACGGAATAAGAAAGATGACGTTGCTGCCTGCAAGGACGTTCAACCTTCCCGGACGCGGGATTATCAAAGAGGGGGCATATGCCGATTTAGTAGTTTTCTCTCTTGAAGAAATACAAGATGGTGCTACGTATGAGTCGCCGCACACACCGCCCTCGGGAATTGCTTATGTGTTTGTCAACGGCGAGATGGCGGTCAAAGACGGTGTCTTTACAGGAAAGAGGGCAGGTATGATATTATAA
- a CDS encoding energy-coupling factor transporter transmembrane protein EcfT produces MNTSLKLFLYLSFTVFLFIFSGLMVFTLLTAIAAVVCVLHRQKSIRAGALPIGLFLAATFLSNALFSDGRVVASFIGIYISDEGLKLAALRTSRLFLLIFGAKLFMIYVTPVQLQQTLCKVLLPLRKLKIPVDDFMEILALTLQAVPLLKNHLVKSFKEKNSHNTNGGLMDKTRVAASLLLPTLILIITTPERIFRDTKAL; encoded by the coding sequence ATGAACACTTCTCTTAAACTCTTTTTATATTTGTCATTTACAGTGTTCCTTTTTATATTTTCCGGCCTCATGGTTTTTACACTGTTAACAGCAATTGCCGCTGTAGTCTGTGTGCTTCACCGGCAAAAAAGTATCAGAGCCGGTGCTTTGCCGATAGGGTTGTTCCTTGCTGCAACGTTTCTTAGTAATGCACTGTTTTCGGATGGCCGTGTTGTGGCGTCTTTTATAGGAATATACATATCTGATGAGGGGCTTAAGCTTGCAGCCCTGAGAACCTCACGGCTGTTTCTTCTGATATTCGGGGCTAAGTTATTTATGATTTATGTAACACCTGTGCAACTGCAGCAGACATTGTGTAAAGTACTGTTGCCGCTTAGGAAACTTAAAATCCCTGTTGATGACTTTATGGAAATCCTGGCTCTTACCCTGCAGGCGGTACCGCTTTTGAAAAACCACCTTGTCAAATCATTTAAGGAAAAAAACAGCCATAATACAAACGGCGGCCTGATGGATAAAACCCGTGTGGCTGCCTCGTTATTGCTTCCAACACTAATCCTGATTATAACAACACCGGAGAGAATCTTCAGAGACACAAAAGCCCTTTAG